In Stenotrophomonas sp. ESTM1D_MKCIP4_1, a single genomic region encodes these proteins:
- a CDS encoding ATP-binding protein, translating to MAAAPEPDLHHGVLERINAGFCVIQVLFDGDQAVDYRFLEVNEAFERHTGLKGAQGKRMTALEPQHESEWFRIYGDVARTGQPAQFEMDARALGRSFAVDAVRVGEPGENMVGILFFDVTARKQIEVELGESEARFSALADGLPMPVWVLDERGHARFVNSAFSEFFGGDETRVPEDVWRGLVHPDDASVFEYELQEALKAQRSMHALVRARRADGQWRWLEMNARPRFSRMGRFIGLAGSSPDVTERREIELAREELLQSERAARSAAENMARLKDEFLATLSHELRTPLTTILGWSELLLQRVDNTSPLFKGLNVIASSATAQKRLISDMLDLSSMLLGKVQLEVEVLDLRLQLGEALGAQEPVAEGKALDVSLQLPEQPCLVLGDATRLQQVLWNLLSNAIKFTPAEGRIEAELRADGAYWAITLHDTGDGIAPEFLHHLFSRFRQADGTTTRRHGGLGLGLAIVQQLVELHGGTVSAASEGHGHGSTFTVRLPQYLPDADRRPLREVFSGPILEPMVVEPYPLRGLNVLAVEDQPEVLEYLRRMLEEQGASVSGVSSAGEALALLADSGHLQYHVMLTDIGMPGMDGYGLVRTLREDMGVEAAELPAVAVTALARADDRRRALASGFQEHVAKPYSVAQLVSAVRSVQPMRAANALH from the coding sequence ATGGCGGCGGCGCCCGAACCCGACCTGCACCACGGCGTGCTTGAGCGCATCAATGCTGGCTTCTGCGTGATCCAGGTGCTGTTCGACGGCGATCAGGCGGTGGACTACCGTTTCCTGGAGGTCAACGAGGCCTTCGAGCGCCACACCGGGTTGAAGGGGGCGCAGGGCAAGCGCATGACCGCGCTGGAACCGCAGCACGAAAGCGAGTGGTTCCGCATCTACGGTGACGTGGCGCGCACCGGCCAGCCGGCGCAGTTCGAGATGGATGCGCGTGCACTGGGGCGCTCGTTCGCGGTGGATGCCGTGCGCGTGGGTGAGCCGGGCGAGAACATGGTGGGCATCCTGTTCTTCGATGTGACCGCACGCAAGCAGATCGAAGTGGAACTGGGCGAAAGCGAGGCGCGCTTCAGTGCGCTGGCCGACGGCCTGCCGATGCCGGTCTGGGTGCTGGACGAGCGCGGCCACGCCCGTTTCGTCAACAGCGCCTTCAGCGAATTCTTCGGCGGCGACGAAACCCGCGTGCCGGAAGACGTGTGGCGCGGCCTGGTGCATCCGGACGATGCGTCGGTGTTCGAGTACGAACTGCAGGAAGCCTTGAAGGCGCAACGTTCGATGCATGCGCTGGTGCGTGCACGGCGGGCCGACGGGCAATGGCGCTGGCTGGAAATGAACGCGCGGCCGCGTTTCTCGCGCATGGGCCGCTTCATCGGCCTGGCCGGCAGCAGCCCGGACGTGACCGAGCGCCGCGAAATCGAACTGGCCCGCGAAGAACTGCTGCAGTCCGAGCGGGCGGCGCGCAGTGCTGCGGAAAACATGGCGCGGCTGAAGGATGAGTTTCTGGCCACGCTGTCGCATGAACTGCGGACTCCGCTGACCACCATCCTGGGCTGGAGCGAACTGCTGCTGCAGCGCGTGGACAACACTAGCCCGCTGTTCAAGGGCCTGAACGTGATTGCCAGCAGTGCGACGGCGCAGAAGCGGCTGATCTCGGACATGCTGGACCTGAGCAGCATGCTGCTGGGCAAGGTGCAGCTGGAAGTGGAAGTGCTGGACCTGCGCCTGCAGCTGGGCGAAGCCCTCGGCGCACAGGAACCGGTGGCCGAGGGCAAGGCGCTGGACGTCAGCCTGCAGCTGCCCGAACAGCCCTGCCTGGTGCTGGGCGATGCCACCCGCCTGCAGCAGGTGCTGTGGAACCTGCTGTCCAACGCCATCAAGTTCACCCCGGCCGAAGGCCGCATCGAGGCGGAGCTGCGCGCAGATGGCGCCTACTGGGCCATCACCCTGCACGATACCGGCGATGGCATCGCGCCCGAATTCCTGCACCACCTGTTCAGCCGCTTCCGCCAGGCCGATGGCACCACCACGCGTCGCCATGGGGGGTTGGGCCTGGGCCTGGCCATCGTGCAGCAGCTGGTCGAGCTGCATGGCGGCACGGTCAGCGCGGCCAGCGAAGGCCATGGCCATGGCTCGACGTTCACCGTGCGCCTGCCGCAGTACCTGCCCGACGCCGACCGCCGCCCGCTGCGCGAAGTGTTCAGTGGACCGATCCTGGAACCGATGGTGGTCGAACCCTATCCGCTGCGCGGTCTGAACGTGCTGGCGGTGGAAGACCAGCCGGAAGTGCTGGAATACCTGCGGCGCATGCTGGAAGAGCAGGGCGCCAGTGTTTCCGGCGTCAGTTCGGCCGGCGAAGCGTTGGCCCTGCTGGCCGACAGCGGCCACCTGCAGTACCACGTGATGCTCACCGACATCGGCATGCCGGGCATGGATGGGTACGGCCTGGTGCGTACGCTGCGCGAGGATATGGGCGTGGAGGCCGCCGAGCTGCCCGCGGTGGCAGTGACCGCGCTGGCACGCGCCGATGACCGCCGCCGCGCGCTTGCGTCCGGTTTCCAGGAGCACGTGGCCAAGCCCTATTCGGTGGCGCAGCTGGTGTCTGCGGTGCGCAGCGTGCAGCCGATGCGCGCGGCCAACGCATTGCACTGA
- a CDS encoding DUF3247 family protein, whose translation MSRIAPRIHTDPAQIARLEALLPQLDGELQVQLTLHDGRRLLGTVAVRPTLQQYRNEAGDEGSNGQLRLDDYDTPVQQHHVWLDEIASVSRLPPKI comes from the coding sequence ATGTCCCGTATCGCGCCCCGCATCCATACCGACCCGGCGCAGATCGCGCGCCTGGAAGCCCTGTTGCCGCAACTGGATGGTGAGCTGCAGGTGCAGCTGACCCTGCACGATGGCCGTCGCCTGCTGGGCACCGTGGCCGTGCGCCCGACGCTGCAGCAGTACCGCAACGAGGCCGGCGATGAAGGCAGCAACGGCCAGCTGCGCTTGGATGACTACGACACGCCGGTGCAGCAGCACCACGTCTGGCTGGATGAGATTGCCAGCGTCAGTCGGCTGCCGCCGAAAATCTGA
- a CDS encoding DUF3016 domain-containing protein gives MNRSLCAALLMAGALAVGSAAAAPRTVTDPQAPRALQADGPVSVKWDDPANFTEIRQSTNRFEAQRGDWVKQLARHVQTAAAKPLQPGQTLDVTLVDIKRAGDYEPWHGPRADNIRIMRDIYPPRITLQYTLKDASGRIVDEGEAKLSDSGYLHNIGLRSDSDPLRFEKRLIDDWVKRQLTTQATAAR, from the coding sequence ATGAACCGTTCGCTCTGCGCCGCCCTGCTCATGGCCGGCGCCCTGGCTGTGGGCAGCGCCGCCGCCGCGCCGCGCACCGTTACCGATCCGCAGGCACCGCGGGCACTGCAGGCCGATGGCCCGGTGAGCGTGAAGTGGGACGATCCGGCCAACTTCACCGAAATCCGCCAGAGCACCAACCGCTTCGAGGCGCAGCGTGGCGACTGGGTGAAGCAGCTGGCGCGCCACGTGCAGACGGCGGCGGCCAAGCCGTTGCAGCCCGGGCAGACTCTGGACGTGACCCTGGTGGACATCAAGCGTGCCGGCGATTACGAGCCGTGGCACGGCCCGCGTGCCGACAACATCCGGATCATGCGCGACATCTACCCGCCGCGAATCACCCTGCAGTACACGCTGAAGGACGCCAGCGGCCGCATCGTCGACGAAGGCGAGGCCAAGCTGAGCGACAGCGGCTACCTGCACAACATCGGGCTGCGCAGCGACAGCGACCCGCTGCGCTTCGAGAAGCGCCTGATCGATGACTGGGTGAAGCGCCAGCTGACCACGCAGGCGACTGCCGCACGCTGA